The window aaaaaataaaacttctgAAAAGCACATGTGCAAGAGTCATTCAGGAAAGCCTTCATAATTTACAGTAGCTACTGTACCTGATGTGTGCTAGGAAGCAGAGTAGAGACATATTGGCTAGGGCTGTGTTTAACATCTATTTAGTAGAGATGTTAATGATTAATCGTTAGTTGATTAATTGTCATTAAGAACGTAACCGATTAAACATGTATTTAACGATAAGGTTTGTTTTGCATGTAGTGGTAACCTGGACAAACCAGCTGTAATCTAATGTTAACTCACTTAGCTATCCTTATGAGTCAGGCTCCTTACATGGATGCAAATAACTTATTTGAAGAGTCAGGTCTCCCCGATTCCTTTTGTGAACACCAGATTAAGTTGGCATGCTTACAGTGCACTTCTCTTTGCATTTTCTTCGTCTTTATTTTCACAGGGAGTTTTGTCCCAAAactgtcaaaagtttggatgcaCCTGCTAATGCAAAGGtcttttcaaatttttatttcgttctacaatgtaaaaaaattatgaagacatccaaaatatgcaataaactTCTTTGaatagttgatattgagatgtgtcagATACtgtacttatgctctgtaaaacctTCATACCAGCTTAAACCTAAGGTCACAGCCTTAACCTTGGTGacttttgaggctggtaactatAAATTAACTTGGTCTTgatttcctgggatggtcttcataagaGTCAGTATAAATGGGTGGTTGACTTGACAATTTTGTCCTTGCAAGACCCAAGGCTGACCTCCATGTCTTAAAGTAACAActgatgttgttgttactttataatttaattcCATGAATGTTATCATATTTTTTGGAGTCTCCACTGTTGTTCTAGaataatggggggggggggggtacagtacagtaatagtCTTAAAATTTACGGCAAAAAAGTGTCTTTCCCGTATAGTCAAGATTTTTTGTAAAAGGAATTTTTTGCTGGAAAAGAACAACCATGGGCTGCTCATCAAGTTCCTGTATATTTTCTATAACATAACTCGAGGAATAAATTTTTGTCTTAGTTGttagttaaatataatttaacttgctttcctataaattttaaatttaaattttatttgtcacatacacagtcatacacagtacgatatgcagtgaaatgcttagacaactgctcgtgacctaaaatagaagactatgaatagtaataggaaataaatatgaaaattaaaatatagggtaaataaaactagaaaagaataaaattaaatataaatactaaagttaaaaaagaaaaaataaataactgtacaacaaaaatacacaatatagaaaatatttgaagaatgtatgaagaaatatagaacaatagaAGCAGCAATATTCTACATCTATAAACAGCTTTGACTTTTCAGAACCTTGATTATAAGATAGATTACACTGGATTAGATCACACATCATGTAAAATGGAGATCTCAGTCCATCTGGCTGTTAAGCAACAGCTTAGTAAAGCAAGCTGGGGAAGAATGGATATGAATATGCAGCATGTGTGGGTGGGCAGAATGTACTGGAAtttagaagaaagaaaaaaaaacatgaataaatggatCGCCGCAGACATgtgatgtgggtgtgtgtataagCATGAGTTTAAGAGAACAGTCTTCCTTTGAAGCCTATTTGTTTTACAGACAGTGAAGAGCTTAGCCTCTAGTGTGAGGAAGGCTGGTTGCATGACCTGTTCTGGGAAAGCCCCCAATTTCAGGGACTCACTAAGGATTGCATGATTTAAGGACATACATCTCACCCTAGTGGACAAACTCAGACATGACAGCTATATTGGATCTGTAAATCTGCCTCTATGGATTTGAGCATTCCCTGTATAATTTCATGCACAGCATGTAGTTTGAAAATTAGATGGATTTAAATAACTATgacaagaaaataaatgtgcctAGCTAAGAACTTGGCCCTGCTTAAAGGGAGTTTTATACAATGACAGTTTAGCTTTGAATGTAGCTTTGAATGCTACCAGagattttaaaatgattgatTTAGCATTGTGTATTGAGAAAGAACccggaaaaaaaactgtaatgtcTTTATTAGTTTACCTTATTTGGGTTTTGTCACTAAAATGCTACATTTCCTGTACTGTCTTGTATGCTTTAAATTAGCtcgagtaaaagtacaaaaacattttacaaaagaaCAGATTTTAGTTTGTCCTGATAAATAAATTGGTGCTTTTCTCACCAAAGAATCAAGGAAAATGTGAAATCTTTGTCTAATTCTTAGAAGAAATACCTttaattatataacatttaattaaaaacattttaacaaaagttaGCTAATATAGTTATAATTCTGTTCATGATGCACATGCTAGCTGAATGCTAACAATACAAACTGCTTAGATGAATATGCGTATTTATATAGTGTATACAGCCAGATATTAGAGTGATCGATATATTATGCCGTTTTGTCAGGTTAAcagagtggagagagagagtgtgtgtgtgtgtgtgtgtgtgtagggtaaATAGTGTCCTTGAATAAAAAGAGCAAGCAATGTTTCCATTGTCACATGTTGAAATTTAGCCTTGTTTGGAATTTAGATTTCTGTCTGAATGCTAAAAATGGTTCTACAGAAATGTAGTGGTGTTTTGTTTGAAATTGTAATGATTATTTAGGGATCATTAGCATCTTTGCACCTAttggtaattattttaattgcatCACACTTTTTAATGTCTTGGGCTTTGTCACTTTTATCATAGGGGTCGTAagatctggcacaggttttcCCCTCACATTTTCTAACAGGGCTTAGGACTGGCATTGTCTGCAGTGGTTAGGACCTATGGGGAATAGGGTAAATCCAGATGAACCCTGCAGTGGTAAAAGTTGAGCACTAaatcaaaaagaaataattatacagtaagtgcCCCCTTCTTTCCTTGCGTCAGAAAAGCCTCCACAAAGACTGACACCATTTTAAAAAGGCTAAAATCctaaattaatgtaattatttaaattaccttcacatactgtactgtggcACTTAATACCTTTATAGTCACATAGTAACTAGGTAAAGGCGACATGGTGgtgtagcactgtcgccttgcacctcatggagtgcatggagtttgcatgttctccctgtgcttggtgggtttcccccgggttttccggtttcctcccacagtccaaagacatgcaggttaggctaattggtgttcttaaaattgcctgtagtgtgtgagtgagtgtgtgtatgtgtgtgccctgcgatggattggcaccctgtccagggtgtaccctgcctcgtgccctaagtctccccaaccctgaatacaggattaagcggtagaGACAAtgagtgactgactgactgactgactaacTAGATGGCTTGTTCAGTCTTTGGTTTGGACTTCTGTATGGGATCTCACTGTGTTTATCCATCTGTGGTTACCCTACAGGTCTGTGGATAAGAAGTGGTGCAGGCTACATTAAAAAGGATGGGTCTCATGTGACGTGGAGTTTTGTGGCTTCACATTTAGGATACTGGCTTGCAGCCTTTCCATCAGCAGGAGGTGAGTTCTGCTTTGCCCCCGGCATTGAAATACACTAGCAGCCAAAGCCCTTCTTTGTTTcgttttaaaagtataaaatgtgAGTTTTCGTGGAATGCTGCCAGCATTTGATAAATTAGCCTATAATATTTATATGGCAGTCAGTACAGTAAGTCAGTAACCTTGAGATTCCCACTAAGCTGAAGAGGAGAGTCATGCTATTATATCCTAATATCTTTAATCTAAAGTTAAACACGCTTatagtttttctatatttctgtTCCAGGGGCAGTGCTGAACAACTCTGGCCTGAGAGACATCACTACTTACCATACCATCTTCCTTCTGACAATTCTGGGTTTTATGGCCCTACTGGTTCTTATCTTGCTCTGCTTGTTGCTGTACTACTGCAGGTATCTGGGCTCCAGCTGTCCATACTGAACAGATTGAACCACAAAACCAAACAGATTAATGGCTCTTTTTACTAGGGGTGGTCTTTACCTAGCTGTGATGCCACCTGTACAGAAGCTTAGCTGTGGGACTGTAGTGAATGCAGTAATACTAGTTCAACCTTTtctctatactgtacaacatgagGGCAAAAATATGCAGACAACTGACTGTCAAATTTCTGAACGTCCCCAATCTGTTGCCTCAAGGATGGAAGCAAATGATTGGCTAGAAACTAGATGCATACTTGCATTTATAAGTACACCTTCAGGGTGAATTAGACTATTGACTGTGTATGAAGCCTTATAGTTTGGCATAACCCACCACAGCCATGTTCCTTGCCAATAGTAAGGGCTATTAGAAACATCGGGAGGAGGGCAGAGTTTTAGAATGGAATGTGCAACAAGAAAATATAGGTGTGATAGTcaagtgtccacatacttttagCCATGTAGTGTACTTTGTGTACTTTGATGTATTTTGTCCATTCAAATTCAGTAGTATTTAGTCTTATGTTCATCTTATTTGTCAGGAGGAGATGTCTAAAGCCCAGGCAACATCgccataaaatgtatatatcgTCTACTCTGGAGAGCTCCAGAAGGGACCAGGGCACATCCACCTCTCACCTTAACCTCATCAGTGGTGGACGGTTGGAGACAGCTTCCTCCACTGGAGATGGTGTGAAATCAGACCTGTCCTCTACAAGGGATTTGCACAGCTCACGGGAAGACTTTTTCAGGGGCAAGCATCGCCATCCTAAAGGTAACAGCAAGCAAGGCGAGAGCTTTCCACTACATGTCACCTGTTCCACTAATACCAACAACCTGCTTCTGCACGATGACCATGGCAGGAGTTATAGTTCAACAGATGATTCTGATGATCGTAGGAACCATCGTCATACCTATAATGCAAAGGACAACCAAGGTTATACATCTGATCCTTCATCTCCCCTACGGTTGCTCCCATTTGCTGGTCACTACCAGGAGCAAAGACGAGACAGCAAGCCCCCAGAGTACTCCACTTCTCAGGCTGTGGATAACTTGACAAGACCTGTCTCCATGAATGGACAGCCTGGCCAGCTGATCTTATGCCACTCTATGGAGCAAATGAAGGACAGCATGTACCACAGTGTTGTTCCCACCTTAGTCATCCCGGCACATTACGTGCGCCTGTCCACAGATTTGTCATCTGTGGAACAAGCTGTGGAAAGGCAACAGCAGCTGCAGCATGATATGGAGGCCATTCAGGTGAGCATGTCATTGCCTCACCAGCAGAGTCAGCAGCAGCAGGAAGCCAAGCTgcaaaatgaaacagaaaaagCCAGACAGCATGGAGAGGAGTCACAGGATCAGAACTGGAGTTCGGATGCCTCCTCTGGCCCAGTCCACATCCCAGTGTTGTTCAACGAGTCCGGCATGACACAGATGAATGGAGAACTGAAGGCTCTCACTGAGAAGAAGCTTCTAGAACTGGGTGTAAAGCCTCATCCTTTGGCCTGGTTTGTATCCCTTGATGGTCGTGCCAATTCACTTGTCCGACATTCCTACATCGAGCTTGGCAACGAGCCTCTACGGATACCGCAGGAACACCATGCAGAGACATACCCTGGAAACTCAGGAAGGTCTTCACAGAGAAAAAGCAAAGAGGAAAGAAAGGCAAAGGAAGCAGGTGAGCGAAAGGCTCACGGCAAAGTTTACTCTAAGCTCCCAGTCATTAACACTACAAACCCCAGCACCAGCAGTGAGACCCGCACAACCCCCTGCTCACCAGAGGATGGCTCCATGGCACCACTACTTGATGACACTCCAGAGTCTCGGTGTGGAACTTTTCCACGTAAAGGACGCAGCCAAGGCTACAGTGCCCACAGCAGTATCCCAGAAGACCACAGAGATTTGGAGATCAGCCTGTatgatgatgacaatgatgGAGATGACAAGGATGATGAAGGTGAAAATAAGAAGAGCCCGTGGCAGAAGCGGGAAGAGAGACCGCTCATGGTGTTTAATGTCAAGTAGTTCTTATAAGCGTAGAATTGTCATGGACTTGGTTGGGTTCCCTGTAGGCCACATCTAAAAGTAGAGTAACATAACATTGGATTCAGAGATTGTCATGGTACCTTAATGTGAATCTCCTGACCCACTTGAGGACAAAAACAAGCAGGTAATTTTCTATGAAGCAGATTATAGAAGAAGTAGACAGAGGTGGATCACCAAGAGTAGAGACAATATGATTATAATAGTGGCTCGCCTCTACTTGCCAGCTAGTACTTAAGGCTCATATTTTTTTGGGTGTCCTGCAGGTAGAGTATTTTCTAGGATGTGAACACCACTAAACcagattatgtattttttaagtcTAGTTAATTTCTTGGAATAATTTGCTGTAGGTAATTCTAAATGTCATTACCCTGTATCTTCTTTGTACCAGAGACTTCGCCATTGTTTTGGGAATGACTATGAGCCATTTTTTAACTGACTTtgagacatactgtaattaattgGCTCTAAAGAATTTCTTAAGAGTATGAATgccctaaaaatgtttaaaaacatatgaactaaattttaaaatgtctgtttgtttttttttttctttattattcagGCTTTCAAGAAAGTTTGGATTTACATATTTGGCAATGGAATAGagatgtgtgtatctgtgtctgAAGCAAACATCACAAAAGGGAGTAGAACATTGCTGGGTTCATATTAATTTGCCCCTTTAGAATTTTTCCTAATCATTTTCACCATTCTGGAAGGCTTTCAATTTTTGCAGCTTCGCTGATTGTGATATTCTATGATATCCAATTCAACAAATTTTTCTGAGcctcatagaaaaaaaaaagtttcacaatTTCTTTGAATGATTAACAATTTTAGCTCCCTAAAATGGTCTCATTATTATTTTGACAATATCTGCCAACTTGTAGCATTGTCACAATGCATTTAGTCAATTTTGGCCAATGGCGCTGCTATATTGGTACTGTATGGCAAAAGGATGGTTTGgttgaataaaaagttaaataaagctGAACTTTATGGAAGTAACTGCGAAAAAACATGTTGTATTTGGCCAACCAGAGGGTTAACCTTTCATTGGCCATAACCAAATTCGAATAACGCCAGAGAAATACTGACAACAAACAGAAAGAGccatgttataataaaatgtatacacataTTGTTACAGTTCCACGAAGGGACAAATCAAAATCAATCATGCTAGATGGAACCTTGGTATCCAGTTTAGTTGGCagacttttacatttttcctcaaatgtataaaatgtctccATAGTCATTTTAACTAATTAGCTGGGGGTTTTCTAGAAAGCTCCaggcaggacacacacacacacacacacacaggcaattgACTACATATCCACAACAACCtggtaaattattataatttaaatgcagTTTATTCTTGCAGTggatatgtaacatttattcacAAAGTTGATATAGCAGGATAAAGTCTAAAAGCATAGCATAAAAGTCATTTTAATTATGTACCTCTTCTTTTCCCCTTAAAATTCCCTTCCTGGTAtggtgtaaagtttttctaaatcAACTGTATACCAGCTTGTTCCTGGCTGTAGTTCTTGCACTTGGCACCAGAAGACACATGTACTGCACAACAAGGTTTCTTTATTTGTCAAGAAGTGTTTTTTGAGTTATTGAATTTAGAAaggtgataaataaattaattttgagGACGGTTATCAGgtattattttaacatatttaagTATTGCTCAGTGAAGCGTGCTTACAAAACTTTGTGAACCACTTGTTTAAAGGCACACTAGTAAACATAGAATTTTACTTTGACCTTGTGTTATTTTGTCTGTTTCCTGGTCATGGcattatacagtacttacatGCAAGATGTACTAATCTTTTACATGTTTCAAATAATTGAAGTTATGATGataaaccattttaatttttttttgtttgtttgtttttaaacatcacTATTTGTAACATATAAATCAGTAAATGCTATGTACAGCATGCCAAAGTTCATACTAAATGAAGAACTAATGATGTACTAGCATAATGTCGGCCGTCCTGTAACACACTCTTTCTTGCTGCCTTTAAAGTGCCTTTCTGTACCAGACTCAATGACAATCTGGCATACAAGGCCAGTTTTCCGCATACAAATAAGGCAAGACTTCTGCACTGTCATTGTTTTTGCTTCAGCAAGGCATATCCTGTGTTCAATAAACCAGcctgaaaatattttatattatactttTGGTTTATTTCTGATCAATAACTGGTATAAAAAATTGC of the Clarias gariepinus isolate MV-2021 ecotype Netherlands chromosome 16, CGAR_prim_01v2, whole genome shotgun sequence genome contains:
- the fam171a2a gene encoding protein FAM171A2, with translation MPPPRISRFFVFSLALCGAWLGSAAHRGAAEVLIKVQIFDNSDLSPLKEATVQVHGNQSILASDLTGEDGIVTVTFMYRPGTWVIVSASKHGFVTNSAPWHANRIPLYASVSLYLLPQRPATLLLYDDVVQLLLGSPGSRRYPWVQLQRKTIRSTVNASQVTLSAMLTSSRSQYELGGFPYPFGLENNSTGLNSSWVELTAVAAVCATLTGPNGTEMQVSEPILVSVPLPSDSPLTSATSVPIWRFEDRTGLWIRSGAGYIKKDGSHVTWSFVASHLGYWLAAFPSAGGAVLNNSGLRDITTYHTIFLLTILGFMALLVLILLCLLLYYCRRRCLKPRQHRHKMYISSTLESSRRDQGTSTSHLNLISGGRLETASSTGDGVKSDLSSTRDLHSSREDFFRGKHRHPKGNSKQGESFPLHVTCSTNTNNLLLHDDHGRSYSSTDDSDDRRNHRHTYNAKDNQGYTSDPSSPLRLLPFAGHYQEQRRDSKPPEYSTSQAVDNLTRPVSMNGQPGQLILCHSMEQMKDSMYHSVVPTLVIPAHYVRLSTDLSSVEQAVERQQQLQHDMEAIQVSMSLPHQQSQQQQEAKLQNETEKARQHGEESQDQNWSSDASSGPVHIPVLFNESGMTQMNGELKALTEKKLLELGVKPHPLAWFVSLDGRANSLVRHSYIELGNEPLRIPQEHHAETYPGNSGRSSQRKSKEERKAKEAGERKAHGKVYSKLPVINTTNPSTSSETRTTPCSPEDGSMAPLLDDTPESRCGTFPRKGRSQGYSAHSSIPEDHRDLEISLYDDDNDGDDKDDEGENKKSPWQKREERPLMVFNVK